Within the Medicago truncatula cultivar Jemalong A17 chromosome 4, MtrunA17r5.0-ANR, whole genome shotgun sequence genome, the region agaaagaaaaagaacacGAGTGAAAAGCACTAATGTTTTAAGAATATTGAGACAATTGCACTAATGTTTCCATTTATATGGTATGTTTTGACAACAAACTCAAGTGAAAAGTAACTTAAAAGAATCAAGGAAAATagttttgttgaagaaactcGTTCAAGCTTAACTACATTTAAAGACCTTCATCCGTTTTCAAAAGTGTgtatgttttgttgaagaaattatatttactttttcctCATATGTGTTTAAATGACAAATATAAGTTTATATGTTAGCTAGTGAAGTCTCACAAAACACGCAAACCTCAATTTGTCAATTTTCTAAAGagttctgtaaaaaaaaaattaaattctaaagAGTAAATTAATAGTTGTTTGATGGAAAATATGGAGAAGGCGAACGACTAACTAACAAATCACATGGATTTGTGTCTTTCGTGACAAAGTTGTGCTTAAGAAAGAGCATTTTCCATAAATAACAGACATcacctatttttaaaaaaggaacAACCATTTTAATCTCTAAAGTGCATATTAATTCAGGACTATtatgaaactaaaaaaatcatcCTCCCTCCGTCCCAGATTAAGTGAACTATTtgctcatttcacacatattaaacaAAATGTATAAGTATAAgtgaatgagagagaaaaatggttttaagcaTTTTTGTCAAGTACGGGTGCATTCAcctttatcataaatgcaaagtggaaGATATTGAATTTGGAGTgactaaaatattattaattagagttataattgaaaaaaagtaattaatattgcattgaaaagtaaaatggaTCAGTTATTTtagtacaatatttttttttgcaaaaggcTAACTTATTATGGGACGAAGGGAGTCTGTTTTATTCATTTACTCCTTACATTAGTTAGGGATGTTAGCTATATCCGCTGCGCTGACGTGGTGACGTTTTCTTACACCATAGATTTTAATGCGTTGTGTTTGTTGAGACAAAGAACCATAGATTTTTAAATGAAACGTTTTCTATTATCGTCATTCTACTATCCACGCATTCATTTTTCACCATTCCATCTTTCCCCAATTCACGCTCCATTCCAGATCAAAAGGGAAGATGCGACAGAGTACCGTTTACGAAAATTACAAAGCCGTTGGAGGGCTTGACATGACAATAACTAAAGAAGTGCTAAGATCGTTTACAACAATTGGAAATCGGTTGGATCTATATCAATTAAAATCTAAATGTCGAATATGACCGCTATCCAACAACTCTATAACTACTACAAAGATCcaaactctattaatgagagcgAAATTTCTTTCAAAGAATACTTGTGTCGTTTCATTTTAATACGAATTAAGAAGATTGAGTGTGATTTCTCTCATTCACATAATTTATTAGACATGTTTAAATTTCAAGCAAAAATCTcttatttgttgaaatttgaacatATTTTAGTGTgttgaaaaacatattttagtgTCTTAGTGACATTTTTTCTTGAGTATTATTTTGAAGCCCCAAAAGCAAAAatacttaattttaaattttggcacgtatcaaaactaaaaatacCATTTGTAAGGACATGTTTTATTAGCTGACGCTATTGGCGTGTAATTTGTAAGGACGCaatcctctctttttttttttgtcctttccttctttttcctctttctttttttcatgtaacaaaaataattaactatACCATTGAGGTTGAAGCACCTAATCACAACAATGAAACTAATTCACGTTTTCAAAAGTGTGTATGCTTTGTTtaagaaattatatttacttttcTCACATGTTTTACGAGTAAATAAATAGTTGTTTGATGGAAAACATGAAGAATGAAAAACTAATTATAAATCACATGGTTTCGTGTCTACCGTAAAAAAACTAACTGTTTTTAGGAAAGAGCATTTTCTATAAACAACACAAATCACCTATTTTTAAAGGCGGAACAACCATTTTGATCTTTAAAAGTGTAACTCATTGCCATTTTGATTTATGACCATCATcaactacccaaaaaaaaacctatagGTTCTTATTCATTTACTCATACATTAATCCGGGATGTTAATTTTACCGGCTGCACTAGCATGTGACATTTTCTTACACCATAGATTCTAACGTGTCATTTTGAGTTGAGACAGAGAAGATCACGTATTCAACATCCATGTCTATCTCTCTATTACGCCATTCTGTTATCCACTCATACGCTTTCCATCAATCCATTTCCCCCATTCGCGCCTCATTCCAGATTAAAAGGCAAGATGCGACAAAGGGCCGTTTATGACAATTGTAAAGTGTTGGAGGGCATGACGTGATAATAACTAACAAAGTGTTTGCATCGTTTACGACAATTGCAAAGTCGGTGGATCAATTAAAATCTAAATCGCGAATCAAACCACTTTCCAACATCTCTATACACAAAGATTCCAAACCCTATCTAAATCGTGAATCCATCCGCTGTCGACAACTCTATAACAACTATAGAGATTCCAAACCCTATTAACGAAAGTAAAATTTCTTACACATAATACTCATGTTGAgtcatttaaatataaaaattaaaaagatccGAATGTAATTTctctcatttaaataatttactaaacatatttaaatttcaatctcaatcaataaatgatgttgaaaaacatattttagttggtgtcttaataacatttttttcttcccaaatCAAGTGTAATTTTCATTAGAAAAgcgtagagagagaaaggtaaTTTTGGTAGTAAATAAAATTCCACCAAAGTGTGAAGGACAAGAAAACAGTGAAGACAAAAGGGACACTTCACACACTTTATGGACAGAGTAGACATAAAGAACAAGTCATTTGAAACCATAacaacaaatcaaatcaaataatccaAAAGTTCAAACTCACACTCTTAACAGAACAGAACCACCAACAACAGAACAAAGTAACTCATTAAGGTTTTCCATCACTCTTCAAATCCAAGAGGCAAGCTTTGGAATTTTCTTAGGCTTTCTTCTTCATTACTCTTCAACTTCAAAACCCATCAAGGAATTGCATATTTGTTTCTTCCTTAgtcatgattttggtatgttcctcttttcttcttgtAACAGCTTCTTTCTTCCATGTTTTAGTCCATAACTTTTTCATGAGTCGGTGATAACTGTCTTGTTTTCTATGTTTCTGAGTTATAAAAGTTTCAGTTTTTTATCACAAGTTTATGAATTTGTGCTCTacattatctttttcttatttgcttTGCTTGTTGGATTTGCAATGAGTCTACTTGAGAATcttggtatttttttattttttttttgcttcgaGTTTCTGCATTATTCTGCTTTAtaagttttcattttcttcttcaaactcatttcatttgttgtaaaaggttagtgtttttttttctcaatcaaAATGAGCCTAAAGTTTTAAGtctttttataacaaaaaggaaagtttttattttcatttttgcatTATGCATCTTTCATACTGCTAACAATAATCACATTCTGTTATTATCAAATTCCTATGctaagatttttttatgttacatGATACAGCTATGTTGCAAGAAGGGTCATCTTCTGTTACTTCTTCAGCCTTAAAGCTCTTCTCCATGATGCCACCTTCATCTGGCTTTGGATCTCCACACCCTTGGCTTAAGGAACTGAAATCTGAGGAAAGGGGTTTGTACTTGATCCATTTGTTGCTCACTTGTGCAAACCATGTAGCTGCTTGTAATCTTGAGCATGCGAATGCAACACTTGAGCAAATTTCGATGCTTGCTTCCCCTGACGGCGATACTATGCAGCGGATTGCAGCGTATTTTACCGAGGCACTTGCTGATAGGATTCTTAAAGCATGGCCTGGAATCCACAAAGCACTCAACTCTACTCGAGTGTCGATGGTTTCAGAAAAGATTCTTGTGCAGAAGCTCTTTTTTGAGTTTTTCCCTTTCTTGAAAGTAGCATTTGTTCTCACAAATCAGGCTATCATTGAAGCAATGGAAGGGGAGAGAATGATTCACATAATTGATCTCAATGCTGCTGAACCTGCtcagtggatttcacttctccaAGTTTTGAGTGCTCATCCTGATGGCCCTCCACATTTGAGAATCACCGGCGTTCATCAGAAGAAAGAGGTTCTCGACCAGGTAGCTCATAGACTGATTGCAGAAGCTGAAAAATTAGATACACCATTCCAATTCAATCCTGTTGTCAGCAAATTGGAAAACCTTGATTTTGAGAAACTTCGTGTTAAAACCGGGGAGGCACTAGCAATTAGTTCGATTCTCCAATTACATACCCTTTTAGCCTTGGATGATGAAACCATGAAGAGAAAATCTCCTCTTTTGTTAAAAACCTCAAATGGAATTCACTTACAAAGATTCCATCCAATAAACCGAAGCACATTCGACAATTTGCTTGAGAAAGATTTGATTAGCAGCTATACCAGAAGTCCTGACTCAAGTTCATCATCACCGGCTTCATTGAAGACTTCAAATTCAATGAACACGGAGATGTTTCTCAATGCATTGTGGAGTTTATCACCAAAGGTGATGGTTGTAACAGAACAAGACTCTAATCATAATGGCTCACATTTTACGGACAGGCTACTGGAAGCTCTACACTCTTATGCAGCACTATTTGATTGTTTGGAATCAACGATCCCAAGAACCTCATTGGAGAGATTTAGGGTGGAGAAACTGCTTTTTGGTGAGGAAATCAAGAACATTATTGCATGTGAGGgattagaaagaaaggaaaGGCATGAAAAGCTGGATAAGTGGTTTATGAGATTTGATTTAGCTGGATTTGGTAATGAGCCTCTAAGTTATTTTGGTAAGTTGCAAGCAAGGAGGTTCATGCAGAGTTATGGTTGTGAGGCATATAGAATGAAGGAGGAAAATGGTTGTGTGCTAATATGCTGGCAAGATAGATCCTTGTTTTCAATATCAGCTTGGAGATCAAGGAAGTAAGACGATGTCATTGCTTGGATGAGCACCTGAGGTTGGAAAAATTGCGGTGGCTCACTGTGATTTTGTCAATCTCACCGCCAACTCAACCATGCACAAAATCATAAGCCGTAATGgcaataagaaaaaaaaataaaggatgaagtattaatctttttttcctttgtatGAAAGTATTTTGTATTTATAGTAATGACTTTGTATCTTTGTATGAAAGTATTTTGTCTTTATAGTAATGACTATTCATCATTATTGATTTTTAGATATACTCCTATTGCATGGTAAACCATATCAGGAAAGAAACATTGGTATGACAGACAACAGAAGAAATGGGAAAATATATTTGGGATTCTGTTTACTCTTTCATCATTCATTGTTGACCATCTTAATTTTTATGAACCATGTACTCTCTTCAGAACCTGTTTATATTCATTTAATTGTTTACTCTTTAGGTGGATTTTCTATATTCAAAGATAATTGTTTGCTCTCTTTTAGCAAACTGGCTTTTGTGGACTTAAGTCCTGAAATCACATTCACACAATCTTCCGATTACAAACGTCCGATTTTAATACGAGGGCTTGTACTCCAGGTtgcaaaataaattcaaaacatGAACTTTCTGGTCGAAGATTAGGGGATTTAGTTTAGCAACCTCGTGATTCCGTGACCGCATGCAGTTCATTTCTTGACATGTCGTCGCTTTTGTCTCATCGATGTGGTCAAGAAATTTGATGGTTCATTCCTAAAGAATGTTTGTTAATGCTTTTGATGTTTTGGTCATGGTGACGATTGTCGCATGTCTTCGTGTTTGGAAGGGTTAATGGTCTGTTTCAAAATCACGGCGTGGTAGCTTCTTATGCGGCTAACCACAAACTACTATTTCTGGTTTCACCATAGCAAGAAAGacaattcaaacataaatccAAGAGCTATAGTCATATATGAAGAAAATCATCAACACGACAAAAGAAATCGATTTTTTCCCACGTCatcttttcttctattttgctttttttgtcagaaaacatattttgacaaaaaaaattggacacTGACACTGTATTAGTATACCGGTTTCAATCATGTAACTTCGTTACTATTTGCGAAGATATATTTGTTCGTGATAAATAGCATTTCCCTATAATAAAAGAATAGTTGAGAGAGTGACACATGATATAAAACTTGTAAATTAGATATTAGATCATacaatatatgtatgtataaaagATATTAGATCATACATGCACTCACAATTTCCatatatttagttatttatttgtCATCACAGAAAATTGAAGGTAACTTTATTGTCAATACAAAAGGAAACATTTTCACTGAGGCAGTAGAAGGTGTGTTGATCACTTCATGGCTTTTGGAGGCACTCTAACAGCTGAAACAAATAATGTAATCACAAGTTTCAtcagttttctttttcaaaatatttcttattcATTACTAACTATGAAACATATAAAAGAAACGTGTGTGTGCGCGCGTAAATGAAGAGATAGAAGATCTTataatgtaaccaaaaaaaaaagatggaagaTCTTACATCCACATTGCATTCCTGCTGGAACTTTCAATCCGCAAGACCTTGCAACAGATATTGCTTTTTGAACACTCACAAACTTTTCCATTTCTTTAGTGATGAGATTACAAGCACATGGGACATCAAAGTTTCTCATCACTGCACAACACCCTGGTGATGGTGGAATGTTTGGTCCTGATTTCTCAACAAACTTTGAACATTGTGATATAAGATCTGGAAGACTTCCTCCACATTGACCTGAAACTTGATTTGTGTTGTATAATAATGTTCCAAAAACAACCAAGATTGTCAAGGCCAAACAAGTGCTACTAGTTGCCATGTTTGTGTTAATTTCAATTTATGCAAAATTCTATACAATTGTGTTGTGTCACACCAATGCAATGAAATGAGAATTGGTGTGTGTTTATTTATATAGTGCAATGGAAGGAGGGACAATAAATGGCACATAGTAgcttgttttcatattttattttttaatttcaagtttgtttttttgttgtcacTATAATGTCGTGAGAAACTATAAATTATGTTACGTATAACAAAATCATGAATAACTTCCTGTGTAGATTACAATGTATAGCGTaatccatatatatattgaaaaataataagatGTTAATTTATACTATTGTTTGAAATTTATATCAATCAAACTAAATTATATAGGTCTAGTATAAATTCGACAAGACCCATATTAATTTCAACAGAGAGTAGTGTGTTAAGATAATAGGATGTGTGTTAGAGGGTGTGTTTCTAATACTCTTCCTCGTatattgaattatttattttatatattgattcCCTAATAATCATACACATGTTTGTATAGGAAATTCAGGATCCAATGATTACAAGATAAGTCTTGCAATATGTATACGTTAgttctcatcattgaatcaataaattttatcattagATCAGACGAAATATAATGAGACATATTAATTCAACGGCGAAAAAACATTGTGCACAGTAGGTGACTATTTTACTTGTTCAAAAGCTGAAGGTGGGAAGTAAATGTCTTTAATTGTCATCTTGGTTCAACCAGATACTATCTATATACGGCAGGACAAACATGTAACATTCCAGTTAAAATTTAGGACAActcaaacaaaacatgaatgaaaaaaaattatattatttcattattaCTAGTACTACTAAGATAAACACCTTTTGGTGTACTAGCTAGCAAGAGAAATATTTCGTTGAAGAGAACGGTCAGTATGCAGCCGTTGGAATATGCTGTTGGCGGCAGAAAACAAACAAAGGGGTAGGCTCATTACCTTATATGTTTGGTAAAGAGTCCTTATATGATAATCGTCCCTTTAATTtgggtcattttttattttcgtccttgtaaaacaaaaaatttgaaatacattcctgtcaacaaaattttgtttgaaaaaggtccatGGCCTCACTTCATGTCTGACTTGGCATGTTATtcgccacgtggcagttgctgactgtgcaacttttgtcACGTCGCGCTGACGTGATAGTCcacgtaattaaaaaattaaaattaaaaataaaattctgaatttttttttttttaatttaaaaaatctgaaaaaaaactttgaaaattaaaatttttgaaaacttaattttttgacataaaaaatattaaaattaaaaaatttgaagaaaattaaattttcaaaaaatagatttttttaatttgaaaattatatattaattttttttgaaaataatgacaattataatttcaaaagttataaatttaaaatttttgaaaataacttataatttaaaaaaaaattctaatttcttgttcttttacgaaaattttaatttaaaaaaattattttttttcagaaatttctgaatatatattattttgcaaaaaaaataattttattttgaaaattatacaaaaaaataaatcataaaatcattttaatattttcagattttttaaattggtttttaatttttttaaattattttattatttttaattttaaaaacaaatctcagattttttttttaaatttaatattatgtggcacgccacgtggcaaaagttgcacagtcagcaactgccacgtggccaaaaccatGCCAAATTAGCTGAatagtggggtcagggacctttttcaaacaatttttttttacagggatgtatttcaaagtttttttttcacagggacgaaaatcaaaatttgatcaaattacagggacgattatcatatttaagcctataaaaTTTGCTAATTGCATTTACTATT harbors:
- the LOC11444939 gene encoding scarecrow-like protein 3 isoform X1 — translated: MSLLENLAMLQEGSSSVTSSALKLFSMMPPSSGFGSPHPWLKELKSEERGLYLIHLLLTCANHVAACNLEHANATLEQISMLASPDGDTMQRIAAYFTEALADRILKAWPGIHKALNSTRVSMVSEKILVQKLFFEFFPFLKVAFVLTNQAIIEAMEGERMIHIIDLNAAEPAQWISLLQVLSAHPDGPPHLRITGVHQKKEVLDQVAHRLIAEAEKLDTPFQFNPVVSKLENLDFEKLRVKTGEALAISSILQLHTLLALDDETMKRKSPLLLKTSNGIHLQRFHPINRSTFDNLLEKDLISSYTRSPDSSSSSPASLKTSNSMNTEMFLNALWSLSPKVMVVTEQDSNHNGSHFTDRLLEALHSYAALFDCLESTIPRTSLERFRVEKLLFGEEIKNIIACEGLERKERHEKLDKWFMRFDLAGFGNEPLSYFGKLQARRFMQSYGCEAYRMKEENGCVLICWQDRSLFSISAWRSRK
- the LOC11444939 gene encoding scarecrow-like protein 3 isoform X2, with translation MLQEGSSSVTSSALKLFSMMPPSSGFGSPHPWLKELKSEERGLYLIHLLLTCANHVAACNLEHANATLEQISMLASPDGDTMQRIAAYFTEALADRILKAWPGIHKALNSTRVSMVSEKILVQKLFFEFFPFLKVAFVLTNQAIIEAMEGERMIHIIDLNAAEPAQWISLLQVLSAHPDGPPHLRITGVHQKKEVLDQVAHRLIAEAEKLDTPFQFNPVVSKLENLDFEKLRVKTGEALAISSILQLHTLLALDDETMKRKSPLLLKTSNGIHLQRFHPINRSTFDNLLEKDLISSYTRSPDSSSSSPASLKTSNSMNTEMFLNALWSLSPKVMVVTEQDSNHNGSHFTDRLLEALHSYAALFDCLESTIPRTSLERFRVEKLLFGEEIKNIIACEGLERKERHEKLDKWFMRFDLAGFGNEPLSYFGKLQARRFMQSYGCEAYRMKEENGCVLICWQDRSLFSISAWRSRK